The Chryseobacterium indologenes genomic sequence GTGATATTAACTCCTGACATTCGGCCCTGCAAAGAGGATAATACATTCGTTACAGGCTGGTTTTCGATATCTTTTGCCTTAACCTTTGAAATACTTCCAGTGCTGTTCCTTTCGGTGACTTTATAGTATCCGGCATTTAAAGTGATTTCTTCAATTTTTGTTTCTTTACCCGCAAAAGACTCGGATTTTAATGTGTCAACAGGTAAACTTTGATCTTGTGGAGTTATTTGGCTAATTGCTTTAATTTTCTTTTCGCGAATGACAACCGTATTATTAAAAATGGTTGTTTCAAAGGGTAATTCCTTGAATAACTTCGCAAGGCAATCCATTAATAATTCGTTATTGCATTTTGTGCTTGGCACTTTGTAGTTTATAAATGACTTCTTTTTATAAGAAAAACGACGTATTTTATTTTCCTTCAAAAAGAGTTCAATTGCATCAACTGCGGGTAATGCTTCCGAATCATAATTTACTCTCATGGTAGAGAGATTCTCTTGGGCATTAAGACCCTGCCATCCGATCAAAAAGAACACGGCGGCTTTGTACAAAATTTTCATATTTTTGTAACGTATTTATAATTAATAATTCATCGAACAGTTATTGGTTGAATACATTGGCCGACGGTCGCACCCGTCGGTCATTTTCTTATTCAACATTTAAATTTTCGGCTTCACGTGTCGTCACTGAGCGAGGGCATAATTAAAGCCCATAGTTTTTCACTCCAATTGAAATGTTTTATCATTGATTTGTTTTATTTTGAAATCCAGCTGGAAAGCAATGATTTCAATAAGGGATTTAGCGGTAGAATTAGTAGATGAAATCGTAATCTTAACCACCTTATCTTTATCAGGGATTATCATTTTTACGTTATAGGTTTCTTCTATGATTTGGGCTACTTTACTTAGTGAGCAATCGTTGAAGGATAAACTTGATTTAAGTTGAGATTCTGTTGACCGTGATGTGGCAGATATTCTTGCAACTTGTACAGTTCCCAAATTTGAAAACGTTTCTTTTGGTTTTAGTTCAAATGATTCGTTAGGTTTTTCAGATCTATAGACCAACACCTTACCTTCATACAGGTCAACACTGAAAGATTTTTCATTTTGATAAATCTTAAAAACGGTTCCCAATACTTTAGTCTCATAATTTCTACCATGAACAATAAATGGATGTTCTTTTGATTTAGAAATTTTAAAGATTGCGTCTCCATCAAGTGTAACTTCACGTGTATCTGAAGGAAATGACTTTTCAACAGTCAGCTTCGCTCCTTTTTGTAAAATTACTTCTGATTTGTCAGGCAGTAAGACCTTACGAGGATCAGAAACGGCCATATAGACATCTGGCTTAATCAAAAAATTATAGCCTAAAACGCTACCACTTAAAATCACGACTGCAGCAATGCCGCCGTACATTATATTTTTACGATTTCTTTTTTGCTTTTCTTTACGACGAATAGCGATTAAAGCATTTGTCCATACTTTATTCTCTTCTTCCTCTGTGAGATAGGGAAAATTGTCTTTCATAAAAGAGCCTTTATTATGTATAGGAGAACGGAGGAAAAAACCACACGGTTTTTATGAAAAATTAACTTATTTTATGATACTTTAACATCATTTAGTAATTTTCACTTTGTCTCTCAGGTAGATCATAGATTGATGTATATGCTTTTCAACCGTTCTTTTGGAGATATTGAAATTAGCGGCAATTTTCTCTTGCGTGACACCCTCTATTTTATTCATTTTGAAAATTTTTCTACGAAGCGGAGGAAATAACTCTTCAATTGCTGTTTCTATTTCTGAGAGATTTCGCTCCTTATTTTCTGCAATGATTAAATCTTCATGCGAAGTATCGGAAAAATGTAAGGGTAGATCGCTAGTTTTATCGATTTTTGCGTTCCTATAAAAATGTGCTATTTCCTGTTGGCAGGTTTTTACAACTATGCTTTCAATATTGCCAGCATCCAGTTTAGACCGATATTCCCATATATGAATAATGACATTCTGAAAGACATCCAAAACATCGTCCCTATTATTGATCTTTTTATAAATGAGAGAAAATATTAGTGGATTAAATTTATGAAGAAGCTTATGATATTGTTGTTCTTCAATTCTGATATGTCGGTTAAGAGACCACATTGTGTTAATAGCAAAATTAGTAATTTTTTAATATATAATTAAATTTATCGAAATAATTTTTAATTATACTGGAAAAATATACCACAACATCAGCATTTTTCATAATTACATTCTCAACAATAAAACACTATTATCATTTGGAATATTTATTTCTAAAAAATTAATATATTAGCAGTCGGAATATTTAATAGAATATTAAGATATAAACGAGCGTAAGCTATCGAAAATTTAATCTAAAGAAAACCGCTAATTTTCAAAAACAGATGCAATTCGATAGACTTACGCCTGTGCCTACTATTGGCATGGGCTAAGTCTTTTCGGCATCTGGGTTCTTAGCGGTACCTCTTTAGACGATTGGCTTCAGTACCATGCCTTTCTTTGTTTATCCCCAATAAATAGGTAAGAAAGATAATTAAACTTCCCAAAGTTTAAAATGCGACAGGTTCTGACGTTTTCCAGTTATAATTTCGCTCCATATATTTTTTGAATGAGAATTTAAAAGTAAAAATTCCGTGAAAATACCTAGAGCCGAAAAACATAAATAGAATTAAATTGCAAATCCCTCCGAAAAAAGCACAGTTATACCGATGAGATATATTATTATACTATTTTTTAATGTCAGTTCTATTTGTCTCGGACAAATACCCAAGTTTCCTGAAATGCCCCAAAAGAATAATCTATTTAGGGTACAGGAAACACAGACGATCACTCCTGGTCGTTATAATCATTCTCGCATTAATTCCCATGCCGATCAACGTATAAATCAACAAGCAGATCAAGAACATATTAATAAGGAGGTTGAACGTCAGATTGCAGAGATAAGGGCCGAATCCTTCGCTAAGAACTTTAGGCTTGCTTCATTAGCAGATCAAAAAGGTACCTCTTCATATTATGCGGCTTATGAAAATCTGTCACAACTTGATCCCGAAAGCTATTCCATAGCAGATGCTGTTTTTATAGTTGAAAATGCTTATTACGATAACAATAAAAACTTCCATGAATCTTACCAAAATCAAATCCAAAAAGCAACTAATATTATAAGAAATGATTTAAAGAAAAACGGAGTGGAAGATTCTGACAACGTTTCCAAGAATCTATCAATTTTTAGGTATTTCGCGGAGGACAGTAAACAGAATGGGAAAGTAGTTCATAAGGCTATGAAATACGATTTTGACGATTATATGGGCGCCAAAGATTATTCAAAAATGTTTGTGTCTAAACTGATGAAAACCAATTCTGGTCAGTGTCATTCAATGCCATTACTATATCTAATATTAGCAGAACAAATTGGAGCGGATGCATATTTGGTAATGTCTCCGAATCACTCCTATATCAGATTTAAAAATGATGATGGAGAAATACTAAGTATTGAATTGACCAATGGAATGTTTTCTGCCAATTCCTTTGTACTCAATTCAGGATATATTAAAGCAGAGGCATTAAAGAATAAGCTATACATGCAAAACTTAAATAAACGGGAAGTTTTATCGCAGACATATGTGGATTTAGCAAGTGGTTATATACATAAATTTGGTTATGATGAATTCGTTTCTAAGGTTCTTGATAAGGCTTTGCTTTTAAATCCACAGAATATCAATGCGACTTTATGGAAAAGCAATACGGATCAAGTTCGTTTTATGCAGTCTTGCGCGAGATTTGGAATTGACCCTCAGATTAAGGAGCAGCTGCAAAATATCCGTAATTACCCACCATTGGAAGACCAATTTCGTCAAATAAATTTGAGCTTTGACTATATTGATCAATCGGGGTTTTCCCAGATGCCACTGGATCAATATGAAAAATGGCTCAGCTCATTAAGAAGTACTGAGAACAAACAAAAAAGTGATGAAATTGCGGAAAGGATCAAAATTTTAAACGCGCAAAAGCAGAGAGAAGCTCAAAATAAACCAAAACCTATCTTACCTAAAAAAGAATCCCCAAAGATTTACAAAATTCCAAAGGAATTTTTATAACTGATAATCAAGAAACAAATAAATTATGAGAAAGATTTTATTTTGTGTTTTCCTGTTTCTTATGTGCTTTTCGCAAGCGCAGGAAAAACAAAAGAAAAAACACACACAAAAGAAAAGAATGGGTAAACCCCGTTAAATTGACAAAAGAAGAGCGATCCCGCCCCTATATGTCGGAAGTGCTTAAGACAAGAGATAGCTTAAGTCCTGCCGAAGCCGAAAGAAGAAGAAAAAATATAGAAGCAGGAAACCCATTTAAAAAATATGGTTACTACCCCAAGGTAGCTACATTAAGTAAGGGAAAATACCTTGAATTT encodes the following:
- a CDS encoding FecR family protein; translated protein: MKDNFPYLTEEEENKVWTNALIAIRRKEKQKRNRKNIMYGGIAAVVILSGSVLGYNFLIKPDVYMAVSDPRKVLLPDKSEVILQKGAKLTVEKSFPSDTREVTLDGDAIFKISKSKEHPFIVHGRNYETKVLGTVFKIYQNEKSFSVDLYEGKVLVYRSEKPNESFELKPKETFSNLGTVQVARISATSRSTESQLKSSLSFNDCSLSKVAQIIEETYNVKMIIPDKDKVVKITISSTNSTAKSLIEIIAFQLDFKIKQINDKTFQLE
- a CDS encoding sigma-70 family RNA polymerase sigma factor; protein product: MWSLNRHIRIEEQQYHKLLHKFNPLIFSLIYKKINNRDDVLDVFQNVIIHIWEYRSKLDAGNIESIVVKTCQQEIAHFYRNAKIDKTSDLPLHFSDTSHEDLIIAENKERNLSEIETAIEELFPPLRRKIFKMNKIEGVTQEKIAANFNISKRTVEKHIHQSMIYLRDKVKITK